GCCGCTGTATGTCCGTGTGCTGCCGTCGGTATAGCCGGTGACTCTTCTCATCTTTCCATCTGGCAGGTGTACTCAGTGCCCATGGGGGGTATGATGGTAAGGCAGTCCTTCGCCATCGGGGGCTCTGGGAGCTCCTACATCTATGGCTACGTCGATGCGACCTACCGGGAACGCATGACCAAGGACGAGTGTCTGCAGTTCACTGCCAATGGTGCGGACTTGGCTTTCTGGGCCTGTGAACTCCAGCCCTCATATGAAGCCACCCGCATATCCATTCCTCACTCCTTGTGAAGCCGACATCTGACCCtgaccccagctttcttttgtttgCAGCTCTCGCCTTGGCCATGGAGCGGGACGGCTCCAGCGGAGGGGTGATCCGCCTGGCAGCCATCGCAGAATCAGGGGTGGAGCGGCAGGTACTTTTGGGAGACCAGATTCCCAAATTCACCATTGCCACTTTGCCACCGCCCTGATTCCCGGAATTCTGGGATACAATGGAAGACACCCCCTAGTGACGTAAACTTCAATAAACAGTTTTTCCAAAAGAATCTACTTTGAGGTTCTTTTCTTGACCTCAACCCTGTGCTTGTTTGGCCCACTCCTGTGTGTGCAAAGCTCtgctctgagcagggagggacAAGCCTTTGCAAGAGTGGTTTTCAAACCTCTTGTCCAGCCCACCTTCCCCCACACTCCCTTTCCTCCACTGTACCAGGTCCTTAGGACACCAAGGTATGGTTGAAATGGGAGCTCCCAACAAACGgcccacccccttccctgttCCAGCCCAGGGCGGAAGTCAGAATCCTGCCTGGGCCCGGGGCCACATCCCCTCGATCTGCCTCCTGCTTGTCATCATGTCTGGCTACTGACCCAAAGGCCAGAGGGCCTCGGATCTCTGGCCCAGACTCATGGTCCACTCCCTCCACACTCACCTGTGTCACCTCATCTTGTCAGGAGGAGCAGCGAGATGCATTCACTTTGGGGACAGAGGTGGACCTTGTTTGCAGCTAGCGttgaagaagggggtggggctgggagtgcTGTGGGGCAGCCCTGAAAGCTGTCATTCCCACAGGGGTGTGATGGTGAGCCGGTCTTCAGCCGCTGGGGTGGGAGGCTGAGGGCAGAGTCTGGGCCCCCACGGCCATCCCCACTCAAGCAGGGGACCCAGAGGAGCTCAGTGTGTGCATGTGGTCACGGTGCCCGTTTTCCCTCCAGCTCTGAGGATAAGGGAACTGTAGGAACCTCGTTGGAAACCTTGGTCCTAGAATACGATCCTACCCTGGGGGATTTTCGAGGCTACAAGGGAGGCTTCCTAAGGAGGCGGGAGGTCCTGCACTAAGtgcaaaagagcaaaggaagacGTCTGAACCCAAATGTGCACCTCAAGTTTAAAATACCCatagagaggggcgcctgggtggctcagtcacttaaaagTCCAACTCTGGATCatggctggggtcatgaccttggggtcctggggtggagccccgtgtcccctccgtgctcagcggggagtctacgatcccctctccttctgcccccacccccccccctgcttgctcaagctctctttctctaaaaaataaataaatagatctttaaaaaaataaacaactcacAGAGAACTTTTGACTTTTCTGCAAAACCTGTTTACCCAGTCCTCCCTCACTCAAGGCATCCTAGCTTCCTCCGTCCCCTGCACTCCGCACTGAGCTGAACCTATGAGCTGGACAGTAGGTCCTAGAACCTCCGTCTGCTTGTTGCCGTCTGAACTGAACGCCGCTCTCCCGTAAGTGATGTGACAGGAATTTCAGGCGTACGATCTAGTGATTGGACAGCTCTGCTGTGCTCACTGCACACCCCTGTCTTCATCCCAGCCACCACTGTGACTTGGCCACCAGCCAGCAGCGGGCCCGTCCGTGACCTTGCTGCTGCCACACTTGCCCTCCTGTAGCCTTGTCCGTAGAGCGACTGGAGTGACTTTCCATGTAAGTGAGAGCGTGTCGTCCCTTGCTTGATCTTCCTCGATGTCTCGCTGTTCCATCTAAGATCATACCTTGGCTCCTCTCTGTGACCCAGCTCACCCATCAATGACCCCCTCTGTGACACTCTGCTCAGtggcttttttcctcttccctagGACCTCACGGGTTTTGCCCTTACACTTCCTGTTTTCCTGCCCAGGACTCAGcctccctgatttttttcttttaaataaactttttttttttttttaaggcatctcTCCCCCAAGCGTGGAGCTTGTACTCACGACCCCGAGACCAAGAGCCCCGTGTGTGCTCCGCCGATGGAGCCGGCCCGGCCTCCCATCAGATAAaatttagagcagttttaggttcaagACAGAACCGAGTAGAGGCTTCCCGGCCATCGCGCCTGCCTTCTCGTGCTCAGCCTCCACCCTGCTGTCAGCATCAGTGACTGAGAGTCCACACGACACGGGGGTTCCCGATTTCCACTCGGCTCCTGACCATTTGGGTTCCAGCTCCAATGCCACCTTCTGAGCAGCTCCTTCCCAACTACCTGATTCCAGCAGCGCCCTCCATCCCGCTCTCTCAGCACCGTGTAATTTCCTCTGCAGCCGTTGCCCTCTCTGCCCGCTTCAGTGTTTATCTCCCGTCCGTGAGAGgagcgggctctctgcttggcccaCTGACGTGTCCGCCCTGCCCACTAGGAAGTAGTGAATATGCTTCCCCGCCTGGTTCCCCGGTCCCCTCCGGCCTCCAGCCTCTCCCAACAGCATGCTGCCCTCAGCTCCGAGCTGGACCTCAGCACACCCCACGCCCACTTCTGCCAGCCCCAGCTGGGCTCCGTGGGAGTTCGGCGGCGACATGGTCACCAGCCCCGCAGCCCCTCCGCTCCGGGCTGCCCTCCACTCCTCCGCTCCAGTACCCGGCCTCCTGGCCTGGGCCGCAGACCACCCCAGCCCGCACACATGCTCCCCTGCACGCAGCCCTGGGTGAGCTCTAAGTATATTTCATGACAAGGTTACGAGGGTATGGGCTCAGACGGATCATGGAGAAGTCTGGAGAGGGAAGGTTGCAATGCGTCCTGGACGTTCAGCCCCTGGTCATCCCCATCAGATGGTGGAGTCGTTGGCAGATGCAAGGTCGTGCAGCTGGTGgcggaaggagagtcgggctttcCGGCTGAAGTAGGCACCGGAAGAGGGTATCCCTCCCTCGGCCACAATGGGGGCCGGAGCCGGGCTGGGATTTGGATCTGGAGGGGCCGCGGGATCCAGGCCtgcgggggatgggaggaggaggaagggtgcTGTGGGGcagccttccccttccttccctgcaaGGAGGAGAAACGAGGCCAAGGGAGCATCCTGGGGCAGGGACgggacagaggaggagagagtgggGCTGCGTTCAATGGCCTGCAACCTATGTGGTCGCACGTGGCCTAGAATGCAGAAGGCCCGGGGGGTGGCTGGGAGGCTTTGCTCTTACATCTTGGAGGtggtcataattttttttttaaccagggggCTTCACTTTCTCGTTTTGCACTGGCCAGTCCTATGGAGAATCTACCTCCCATCCCGGGAAACAAATTATTCTTTTCCCTTCGCTGGTTTGAacatttccctttctccccagagAGAGAGCGCCCCCCATTTTCCTCGTTCTCCCCCCGTACCTGCTTGTCTCTCAGTCCCCCGCTGTCTCCGGCACCCACACCATGGGAAGCACCATGCCCCCTTGAGACCCATCTCAACAGTGGAGGCCACCAGGATGCTGGGGAATGGCCAGGAGGGGCCCCAGGAGGAGGGGTGTGGCTTCCAAGCCCCCCCAGTGCAGCCCAAACTACCACTTAGCCTCAGACTGCCTGGTGATTACAGGCGCCAGGGGGTggcggagaagaagagggaggagggaagaggtagACGGGTACCGCAGTCACACACCTCTCCTCTGTGCCCCCGTCACTTGGGGCACTCTCCGGCctacagggagaagcaggaggacgCTGGAAAGGGAGGGATGGCAGAGACAGACACGGAGGGGCTGGGACGCAAGACGTGCCACAGGAAATCTGGAAAACCCGGTGCTGGCCGGTACACTGCGGGGGGCTCATTTGTATTCTGGCATGAGAATCCAGGATGCCCGAGATGTCAGATTTTAGAGAATGGTCTATTTTTGTAGAATGAGACCTGCAGGGTGGGGGAACATTTGGTTCCCGTGGGACGGTCTGGTATCTCTTGCCCCCTTTTCAGAGGACAGTCCTAGTTGATGCACGACGCTGTCCAGGTAGATTCAAGGGACTTGTACGCGTCACCTGGTGTCAGCCTGTACGCGATCCTTCGAGCCGGGCATTACTGCTGTCCTGCTCTCCCAGCTGAGGAGCTGGAGGCACGGAGATGGGCAACTTGCCCGAGGTCACGCCTACCCCAGCCAGGCTGACTCTGGCCCCTCTGAACCCCTCGGTGACCTTCAGGCAATGATGCCTTCAGCCAGGCCTGGGGCCCCAGAGCACCTGCGGCAAGGACTCTggacgcccccccacccccagagagcAGTGTGAACATGACCTTACCCTTCCCTGGGGGTGCCTCACGCAGCATGGGAAGCACCCCTGCCTATACCCCACCATCAGAAATCTGTTTCATATTTCTCAAACAGCTTGATGGACGTACAAATCTCCATGCACGTGAATACACACATCCACGTACAGTCCTAGGAGTCTTAGCAAGTGTGTACACCCAGAGACTAGCCACCCCAAtcagaacttcatataaatgggcCTCATGGTGTTACTTTCTGGGGTCCCGTTTCTGTCAGCTTAATGGTTTTGAAATTCACCCGAGTTCTATATATCTGCAGTTTCCTTGTGTTTTTTGTAATATCACTATTATGGGCATGCACAACATACTTTtgtaaaattcacccttttaaagtacATGAGTCAGTGGTTTTTGCGATATGTACGGCCATGCAGACATCGCGActaatttttataacatttccGTCACCCTCAAGAGACCCTGCGTCCCTTTCCAGTCACCCCGCCTTGTTCTCCTCCCTGGCTGCTGGCCACCACTAAGCTACCTCCTGTCTCTGGATTTCCCGTACATGAATTCCTACCCTGTGTGGTCCGCTGTGTCTGGCTTCGCTCCCTGTTTCCTGTCGCCCTGTTGTGGCCAGTGGTAGTGCTTGATTCCTTTCCACGGCTGCATGGTATTGCACCGTAGGGGCTataccacttttttcttttcttttcttttctttttttccaagattttatttatttatttgacagagacaaccaggggggaacacaagcaggaggagtgggagagggagaagcagtctccacgctgagcagggggcccgatgcagggctcaatcccaggacctgatcgaaggcagacgcttaactgatcgagccacccaggcacccttctgtatttattttaggggaagagagagagcaagcaggagaaagggagggggagagagaatctcaagtaaatccccactgagcacggagcccttcACTGGGCgcaatcctacaaccctgagatcatgacctgagcagaaaccaaatgtcatctgcctaaacaactgagcctcccaggtgcccctaactgtCTTTCTTTTGACTgatgtatagttgacacacaatgtgacCTTAGTTTTAGGGGATCAGACAGTGACCAGACGGGTCTGTACAGCACACTGTGCTCACAAGTGTAACTATGACCCACCACCATGAGACTCTGTTCCAGTCTCACTGACCGTGATCCCCGTGCTGAACCTGTCATCCCCATGATTTCGTCCTTCCATAGCAGGAAGCCTggacctcccactccctgccacccacttTGCCCCCACCCCGACACTCTCTGACAGCCAGTGGTTTGTATTTATGGATTTGTTCATGCTTTGTCCATCCTGGttttgggagaaagagaatgttggggggcagaaggagagaaaaagaattttttaaaaaagattatttatttgagagagagaaggagccaggggaagcagcaggcagagggagagggagaaggagactccccactaagcagggagcttatgaggagctccatcccaggaccctgggatcatgacccaagcctcaGGCAGACGCCTCACCGACTAAGCCGCCCAGCACTtctgcagagagagaatcttacgcaggctccatgtccagtgtggagcctgaccctgagatcatgatcggagccgaaatcaagagtctgacacttaattgagccacccagacatccctgttcattttattttaaaaattctgcatataagtgaaatcacatgatgtTTGTCTCTTTCTGACTTGTTTCACGTAGCATTATAACGtccagacccatccatgttgttataagcggcaagatctcactcttttttatggttgagtaacattcccgtgtgtgtgtatgtgtgtgtgtaccacatctttatccattcatcaatcaatggacatttagttGTAAATAAcgttgctataaacataagggtgcgtCTACCTTCAAATTGGTGTTTTCGTTTCCTCCGGGTAAACACCCGGCAGTGAAATTACCCGATCACGCACCCAGCTCTACTGTCAGtgttttgaggaacccccatgctgttttccacagtggctgcaccaatttacattcccagcaacagaGTACGAGGggtcctttttctctgcatcctccccaatgcttgcttttttcttctctttttcctattagccattctgacagctgtgaggtagcatctcactgtggttttgatttgcatttccctgatgactaagtGATGTGGACCATCTACATCTCCATGTATCCCTTGGCCATCTACAagttttttgggggaaaatgtcTGTGCAGGTCCTCTGTCCATATTTAAGTCAGATTGTCgtttttggtgttgagctgtacatgttgttttttgttttcgtttttgagcatggtccatgcccagcatggagcccgagtTCAAAAAGGGCTTGGACCAAGCAAGACCacgagatcaagaactgagctgacatcaagactcagacacttaaccaacttaagccactcaggcgccccaaagaaactcttcatagattttggatattaaccctttattggatctACCatatacaaatatcttctcccattcagcaggttgtcttttagtttggtgtttcctttactgtgcagaaaccTCTTATTTTGAGGAAGTccctgtagtttatttttgcttttgtttcccttgccttggaaGATGCATCAAGAAAGAGACCTCACTGCCTGCGCCCTCTCAGGCGGTAACTCTGATTTAGATCCTTCATCTggtctgagtttatttttgactgtggtgtgagaaagtggtccggcttcattcttttgcatgggcctgtccagttttcccagcaccatttactgaagagaccaACTTTTTCCCGCTGGATATTCTGGCCTCCTTTGCCGTGCATGAATTGACCATACGGATGCGGGtttaattctgggctctctaccctGTCCCattggtctgtttttgtgccagtgccacacTCTTTTGATGATGTATCACTCAACgcttaacattttgaggaactgtctTCCAAGGGGGCCGCACCATTTTACACTGTATTTGCTTCGGTTGCAGAATAACAGTACATTACCACAAATCAAtcgaaataaaaatatttattctctttaaagagcaccattattttactttttattttttattattatcatttttaaagactttatttatttgacagagagaaagcaggaggagcagagggagaggaaagaagcaggctccccgcagaggaACAGCCCAATGTAGAAttcagtcccaggatcccaggatcatgacctgagcccaagca
This region of Mustela lutreola isolate mMusLut2 chromosome 15, mMusLut2.pri, whole genome shotgun sequence genomic DNA includes:
- the C15H17orf114 gene encoding uncharacterized protein C17orf114 homolog — encoded protein: MGLKGAWCFPWCGCRRQRGTERQAGLDPAAPPDPNPSPAPAPIVAEGGIPSSGAYFSRKARLSFRHQLHDLASANDSTI